In Isosphaera pallida ATCC 43644, the sequence GCCTGAGCCTTGGCGGCCAGGGCGGTTTCGACTTCCACGCGGGCGTGGTTGATCGCGGCGGCGGTTTGGGCGAGCGCGGTTTGGGTTTCGGCCATCGCGCGTTCGTGGGTGGCTTTGGCGGTGTCGAGGGCTTGCAGCGCCTGTTGGGCCGCCTGGGTGGCGTTGGCGGCGTCGGCCTGGGCGGCCTCGGCTTGTTGGCGGATCTGGGTGGCTTTGTTGGCCTCGGCTTGAGCCTGGGCGAGTTCGGCGGCGCGTTGGGCCAGGGTGGTTTCGGCGGCCTTGACCGCTTGCTCGGCGGCGGCGACCGCAGCGCGGAGATCGCTGAGACCGGCCTCCAGCTGGTTGGCTTGAGCTTCCGCTTCGGCGACGTTGGCGGCAGTCTGTTCCAGACGAATCGGCAGGGGGGCGGGGTTGGCGGCGAGGTCGGCCAGAACTTGGCCGCTTTCAGCGTTCCAAAGCCGCACGACGCCGGAGAAGTCGGCTCCGATGAGGATCTGACCGTCGTGAGTCAGCACCGCTTGCAAGCCGAGGTCGGGCAAGGGGTCGAAGTCGCGGATCTTGTCGCCGTTGGCGTTCCAGAGTCGGGTGCGGTTGTCGCGTCCAGCGGTGGCGATTCGGCCGTCGAGGGCGAAGTGGATTGCCTCGACTCCGCCGCCGTGGGCGTTGATCGCCTTGATTTGCCCGCCATTGGTCATTTCCCAGAGCCGCACGGTTCCATCCAGTGAGGCGGAGGCCAGCACGTTAGAGTCGGCCCGCCAGGAGACCCCGGTGATCGCCTTGGAGTGGCCGCGCAAGTCGAAGAATTCGCGGCCGTTGAGAGCTTCCCAGACGAGCAGGCCATTGTTGCGGTCGCCGCTGGCCAACAGCACCCCATCCGGGGAGAACTCCAGGGCGGTGATCCATTCGGTGTGTTTACGAATCTCGTAGATCGGTTCACCTGTGGAGGTATCGTAAACTCGGACGATCCGGTTGGGTCCGCCGACGGCCACCAGGCTTTGGTCGGGGCTGATGTCGGCGGCGAGGACGACGTCGTATTCCTTGTCGCGTCCGACCTCGAAGAGCCGTTCGCCGGTCTTGACGTTCCAGACGACCGCGAGGCCGGACTCGCCGCCGCGTCCGCCGCCGCCCAGCAGCAGGTCGCCGCTGCGGCTGAACCGCAAGGTGTGGATCGTGCCCTCGGGGAACGGCAGCACCGCCGCTAGGCGACGGGTGCCGTCGGTGCGATAAATCACGACCTGTTTATGGCTACCGACCGCCACGATCGGAGCCCACGGGCTGGCAGCCAGAGCCAGGATGGGGCCGGGACGGCTCGGGTGGATCGGCGGGTTGGTGGAGACTAGCGCGGGGTCGGGCGTAGCCGGGTCGCCCTGGGGTTTGCCAACCGCGGCGGGGTCGAGCTTGAACTCCGCGTTGGGCTTTTTGGGGGCCGCCATAGCGCTACCAGCGTTCTCGGGCGCGCCGGCGTCGATCCATTGCTTGAGGATCGCCAATTCGGCGTCGGGAATCCGCGCGCCGTTGGGCGGCATCCGCGGTTCCTCCTCGTGGGCCGCCAGCAGATAAAGGGTGCTGGCCGAGGCGTCGCCCGGTTCGATCACTTCGCCCGAGCCACCTCCCTGCATCACTCCTAGATAGGTGTCCAGCACCAAACCGCCCTTTTTCTGGTCGCCGTTGTGACAGGGCATGCAGCGGGCGCGGAAGACCCCCAGCGCCTCCTGGTAGGTCACCTTTTTGTCCCCGTCAACGGCGCGGGCCGGCGACAATCCGGCGTCCACTCCCGCCGTCATGGTCGCCGTCAGCAGCGTCCAGGTCCAATAGACTCGACTCAGACTCATGGGGGAATCACCTTGAATAGAACGGGGTCTTAGTTTCGAGATTGACTTGAATGTGTCGAATCCCTGATTCGATCCGGCGTCGCGTCGGTCGGGGGGGAGTTGGTTGGATGAGCGGGATTGACACCTCGCGGCCGGAGGAGGTCCGATACCAATCAGTGATTGAACAGAAATTCGCGGCTGTTGAGCAAGGACCAGAAGATGTCTTCGTAACCCTGCTTGAGCGCGGCTGGGTCTTGTTCCCGGCCGGCGACGAGGTGATTGAGCGCGTTGATTTCCTCGTCGAGCGGCTTGCGGCCCAAGACGCGGATGTAGAGGTAGGTGATGGCCTCGTTGGGCGGGGTCTTGGCGTCGATCAATCGTTTGATCACGGGACTTTGCTGGATTTTGGCGTTGGTGGTGTCGCCGTTGAGCAGGTGGAGTGCCTGGGAGAGGGTGGGTTCCATTTTGACTTCGCAGGAGCAGACCGTCTCGCGGGTTGCGCGGCCGAAGGTGGTTAGGAAGTAGGTTGAGGTCGCGCCGTTGGCGATCTGGACCGCCCGCGCGCCCAGGGGCAGACCAGGAAACTTATCTTTCGTTTCAGTCACTTGACTGATGATGTCCAACAGGTTTTCGGCCTTGATCCGCCTCAGGTTGGCGTGGGCGAAGTTGAGCCGGTCGCCGGCGTTGGATTCATTACGCGTGGTGGAACGTTGATAGGTCCGCGAGGCGCAGATGTCGCGTACCAGTTGCTTGAGGTCGTAGTGGGATTCGGTGAACCGTCGGGCCAGTGCGTCGAGGAGTTCGGGGTTGGAGGCGGGGTTGGAGACGCGGAAATCGTCCACCGGCTCGACAATCCCCACGCCGAAGAAGTGGGCCCAGACGCGGTTGACGAAGCTCTTGGCGAAGTACGGGTTGTGTGGTGAGGTTAGCCATTCGGCTAGGACCGCGCGACGGTCCTTGCCTTGAACGTCGGCGGGGCCGCCGCCCAGGAAGGTGGGGGCCATTGTGCGGCCGTCCACCGGGTGTTTGGTTTCGCCGCCGCCGGAGTTGAACACGATTTGTTCGCGGTAATCCTCGCCCTGCTTGCGGCCGATCTGCGCGAAGAAGGCCACAAAGCCGTAATAGTCGTCCTGGGTCCAGCGGTCGAACGGATGGTTATGACACTGGGCGCACTGGATGCGCATCCCCATGAACACCTGGGCGACGTTTTCCGCCAACAGTTTGGTGTCGTTGGTCGATTGGAAGAAGTTGGTGGCGGGGTTCTTGAAGGTGCCGCCGCTGGCTGAGAGCAGTTCTCGAACCATTTGATCCATCGGCGTGTTCTTGGACAGCTTGTCCACCAACCAGTTGAAATACAAGAACATCGCCTTAACGCTGACTTGTTGGGATGACTTGACTTGGAGCAGTTCGGCCCACTTGTTGACCCAAATTTCGGAGAATTCCTTGCGCTCCAGCAGTTCATCGACCTTCCGCGCCCGCTTGTCGGGGGACGTGTCGTTCATGAACGCCTCGAACTCCTCGGGGGTGGGCACGAGTCCGACGATGTCGATGGTCACCCGGCGGAGGAATTCCTCGTCGGAGCAGAGGCCAGAGGGGGCCATGCGCAGTTTTTTGAGCTTGTTGGCCACCAGGGTGTCGATTTCGTTGACCTCGGGTTCGTCGGGGTATTCGAAGACCAGTCCCTTGGGCAGCACAATGAACGGCGAGCCGACGGTGTGGGTCTCGAACCGGGCCATGACGAATGCTTCGCCGCGTTCGCCGGCGGTGATCAAGCCAGTGGGACTGACCGCGGCGGAGGTCTCGTTGTTGGTCAGGAAGACTGCCAGGCTGGTCACGTCGCGGTCGGTGCCGTCGGAGTAGCGGGCCCGCACGGTGAGCTGCTGGGTTTCGCCCGCGCCGTCAAGGACGCCGTTGGGCGGGTACAGTTCGACGGCCACCACCTTGGCGACCTTGGAAACGTCGTCGTTGGGCGCGCCGTTGCTGATCCATTCTCGCAACGTAGCGTAATATTCGCTTTCTTTCTCAAACAGTTTGCCGCCGGTGTGGGGCACGGCGTTGATCGCCTTCTCCAGCAGGGTGCTGTCTTCAGGGATCGCTAGGTTGATCCGCCGCCCGACCTGCTCGCGGGTCAAACGGACGTGGTCGCCCGCTGGGTCGTAGCCGAACAGCGAGAGCATGAAGCCGTCCTTGCCCCGCGCTGCGCCATGACAACTGCCCGAGTTGCAACCGGCCTTCATGAAAACCGGCATCACATCCAAGCGGAAACTCAGGGGATGGCGGACCTCCGCCTCGCGCACCTTGACCGGCAGGGTGACCGTTTGGCCTTCATAGGTGACGTTCAGGGTGGTTTCCCCGTCCTTGGCGGGATAGAACACCGCTCCTTCAACCCGTGCGAGGGTGGGGTCGGTCAGGCTGAATTGGGACGAGCCGGTGACATCCCGCGTGATCCCGTTGGCGTAATGCGCCTGGACCACTAGCGATTGGCGGTCGCGTGCGCCGCTGAGGTCAATCGCCGAGGGGAAAACCTGGATCGAGACCAGTTCCTTCCCATTGGCGTTGGCTGGCGGGCCGGCGTTGGCGGTCGAGACCGCGATCAAGACACAAGCGGCGGCCAACCCCGCGTGGCGGAGGGGAGGCCGTCGAAATCGGTCGAACGGAGTCATGGCGGGTCGCATCCCCGGAGAAATGACATACGGTCAGCGGGTGACGATGACTGTTGGGTTCAAACTTGGTTTGGCGGCCGGCCGAGGTCGCGTGGCCAAGTGAGCTTGAACGCGGCGGCGCGGCGATTCCAAGACGCTCGTGCGTCGGGATTCCTCCCAGCGGGCGAGGAAGGCAAGGCAAGGGGAGGGGAGGGAGCGGGCCAAATCACGGCGAGGGAGGAGGTTGGCCTTGGGGATCGGCCTTGGCCTTCTCGGCTCGGGCGGCCTGGCGGGCTTGATACTCCAGACGCAGTTGCTCCAGGCGGCTCAACGGCTTGGTCTGAGGTTGCGCTGGCTGGGCTTGGGGTTGAGGCGTCGGAGCCGTTTGGACCGGGGCCGGGGCCGGTTTGTCGATCCGCACTGGGGCGAGGCCGACGTTGAAGACCACAGGTTCGCCGTGTTCCTGAATGGTGAAGCGGGCCAGAATCCCCTTGTGCTGACCCACTGGCGACGCGGTGGTGGTGGTCAATTTGAACGTGACCTCGGTGGTGTCGGCCTTGACTTTGACTGGCTCGCAGGAAACTTGGTGGGGCAGACCCAGCAGTTCAATCAACGCTTCGCCTTCAAAGTCGCGTATCTTGGAGAGTTCGGCGGCCACGAAGATCTCCTTGCCCTGTTCTCCCCCGGCTGGTTTGGACGCGAGACTCAGATGCGGAGTGCCAATGGTCAGGTTGATGAAGTCGGAGGCGATCCGCACGTCGATGTTGGGGGTGCGGGCGTTGGGAGGCGCGGATGGGTTAGGCAGTGAGGCGGTGGCTTCAACCACGATTGGCCAGGTCTGGGTTGGAGCGTTGCCGTTGGCGTTGAGGGTGATGGTCGCTTCCGAACGGTCTTTGGGGATTTTGACGTTGCGGGCCGAGGAGACCCCCGGCGGGTTCCAAGGCAGGTTCAGGGTAATCTCGCCGTCAAAGCCCGGTTCCCGACGCGCTTGCACCCGGAGTTCCAGACTACCGTTGCGCACCAGGGGGGCTTGGGGTTCGACCGCTGCGATCGAGAACGGCACTGCCTGGATGACCCCCACCGCGTAGCGATCGGTGACGCGATCCCAAAAGCTGATGTTGTTCTGGCCGTAAACCAGGGTTGAGGTGTGGCTGAACTCGACGACCGGCTTGGGTGGGGGGGGCTGTGCGGAGGCGGCGGTGAGGTCCGGTCCTAGATCGAGCTGGATCAGCGACGCGCCGATCGCAGCGTCGGGGGCGGCCTCGAAAATCACCGGCATCAGGTTGAGGTTGGTGGGGAAGGGGGGGGCTTTGAGCACCACCCCCGGCGGCAGGTCATGGGCGAGGAGGTGGAGAACCTGACCGTAGTTAGCCCGTCCCGCCGAGACCAGAATCGCTTGGCGATTGCCCTGAGGGACCGACGCTGCGCCGATTGGGGTACCGCGGCGCAGTTGTTCAGCCTGAGGGGTGAGGGTCACCTTGGGGAGGGGGGTGGTCAATTCGATGCGGTACACGAACTCGGGACCACCTTGGCCCAGGTGGTCGTAGAGGGTCACGACATAATCGGCATCCTCGGGAGCGGTGAAGGCGATGAAGCAATCGGGGTTGCCCGCGGCGATGTCGTCGTTACCCGCAAGAACGCCTCCTCCCAAACGCGCGACGTTGAGGACCGGGTCCAGAGGCGAGCGGATCGAGCGGGCGTGAGCGCGAATCTCGAACACCTGTCCCTTCTTAGCGGTGAAGCGGAACGAGTCGCTGTCGCCCGGTTGGTCGATGACGCCGTTGACCGCGCCAGGGGCTGGAATCGGCTGGGGACCGTTAGGGTCGGCCCAGGCGTTGTCCTCGTTGACATCCTCCAGATCGCTGATCCGAAACACGTAGGGAGCCGGGCTGATGCCTCGTTCGTCCTGGTCGAACAGGGTGAAGCGAGCGATGGACTCGGGGTCAGAGGGCAGGGTCACCGTGGTGGTCCGTTCGCCGGCCGGGTCGCCGATCCAGCGCAGTTGGACTGTTGAACCGGCCTTGCCGCCGGCCGGGAAGACAGCGCGGGCGCGGGGGTACTCGCCGACGTGGAGCCGATAAAAACACGCGCCGTTGCCCTGATAGGCGCTTTCACGGACTTCGACGATGTAGGTGCCGTCCTCAGGGGCAACGATCGTGGCGATGCCGTCCTGCCGGACCTGAGCGGCGTCGTCGCTGGTGGCCAGTTCGAAGCGTTCGGAGTTGAGGATGGCCACATAGGGGTCGAACAAGGTGATTCCCAGGCGAATCCCCTCGACCTCGGCAGTGAGGCGTTGGCCTTTGGTGAGCTTGACGGCGTAGTAATCGACATCCTCGTTGCCCGCCACGCCGTTGACCGTGCTGCCCAGCGGGATTTCCTGGGGCGCGGTAAAGTCGTTGTTGGGCTCGATTTCCTTGATCTCATTCAGCGCGCCGACGCTGAAGCTCTGCAACGCGCCTAGGCCGCCCCGGCGGCTGCGGGGCCGGAAATCGTAGAGGCCCGGCGGGCAGTCGGCAGCGATTTTGAGGGTGACCCGCGCTTTGTCGAAGGCGTCGTTCTCGATTTTGACGACTTCGATGCCCGGACGGAAGAAGATCAGCTCCTCCAGGTCGTTGAGATGAGTGCCGGTGAGCGTGACTTCGACCTCGGTGCCGCGTTGCGCGCCCAGGGGGCTGACCGAGGCGATTTGGGGAACGGCCCCGGCCGGAGCCGCCGTCATCACGATCCCTGCCCACGCCCACGCCAGCGACACCCCTGCCCGGGTCAACCACAACGCCAACGATCGTCCGGGTCGTCGGAATCGCGTTTGGGTCTGGCACGCGCGGGCGGGACTGGATTGGGGCGGGGCAGGGTTGTCCAACGGGGTCATCGAACAGGCTCCAGAAAGGCAATAGTGGTCGATCGCAGAGGGCAAGGCGACGCGGAGTAGGAGACCGCGGGAGGAGGTCCAGCGTCAGAGCGCCGCGGCCGAAGCCGGGGTGGGTTTCCACGGGACCACGCGCCGCGACGCGGTGCCGACCGCGCGAGCCGACGCGAACGCGGCGAACGGGACGCAGGGGTTGAACCGCGAGGGGGCCGCCGTAATCGAGCTGCCGCAATCGAATCCGGGGACGGTCTTCATTGAGGAGGGATCACAGCGATTCGGTTGGGGAGAACCATGACACGACACCATCGGATCAACCGGGCCGTCAGCGATGCGCCACGTTGTCGTTGAGGCGGGATGGTCCAGCTCCGAGCCAAGGTCACGGGCGAGGCGGTGGTCGAGTCGGTTCGTGATAGCCGAGGCCGAACGCGGGACACTCCACGGCTCACCCGAACGGTTCGCTCCTACCCGTAGGGATGGGAGCGGAACCGTTCGGACTCCAGCGCAGCGGCGTCATTTTTCACATTTCACAGTCTTGGCAGGTCGGGGTGGAGAATCGACGTTTGTTGTCCTTAGGCCAGGAGTTCCTGAATCACCCGGCCGCCGTCCACGATTTCGATGGGACGATCGCCAGGGGCCATGAGTTCCTTCTCGGCGTCGATACCCAGTTGGTGATAGATGGTGGTGGCGAGGTCTTCGGGACCGACCGGATCGCGTTCCGGCTCGGTAGCGGTGGAGTCCGACGCGCCGTGGATGTAGCCCCGCTTGAGGCCGCCGCCGGCCAGCAGCACGCTGAAGACTTTGGGCCAGTGGTCGCGTCCGGCGTCGCCGTTGACCTTGGGGGTGCGCCCGAATTCGGAGGAGACCATGACCAGGGTGCGGTCCAGCAGGCCTTGACGGTCCAGGTCGGTGATCAGGGTGGACAACGCCTGATCAAAGGCGGGCATGGCGTTTTGCATCGCCGGGAAGATGTTGGTGTGCATGTCCCAACTGCCGTAGGTTAGGGTGACAAACCGCGCGCCGGCGGCGACCAAGCGGCGGGCCATCAGCATCCGCTGACCGGCTTGGTTCATGCCGTACTCCTCGCGGATCGCCTGGGGTTCGGCGGCGATGTTGAACGCTTCGCGGGCGGTCTGAGACGAGATCAGGCTGTAGGCCCGTTCGTAGAAGCTATCCATCGCCGACAGTCCGTCGTCTTGTTCCTTGGCGCGGAAGTAGGCGTTGACTGCCTCCAGCGCCGAGCGCCGCGAGGCGAACCGGGCCTCGTTGATGCCGCTGGGCAGGTTGAGGTCGCGCACCGAGAAGTTGGCAGCGGCTGGATCGGCCCCTAGCGAGAAGCCGGAGTAGCTCGAGGAGAGGTAGCCGGTGCCGGCGTACTCGTTGGGCTGGGTGGGGATGCAGATGTAGGGTGGCAGGTTGTTGCGGGGACCGTACTCGTGGGCCACCACCGAACCCATGCTGGGGTATTGCAGCGCTGGGCTGGGCCGGTAGCCGGTGAACATGTTGTGGGTGCCGCGTTCGTGGGCCGCCTCGCCGTGGGTCATCGAGCGGATCAGGGTGATCTTGTCGGCCACCTGGGCCAGTTTGGGCAGGGTTTGGCAGAAGACCTCGCCGGGCAGCTTGGTCGCCACCGTGCCGAGTTGGCCGCGGTATTCCACCGGGGCCAGCGGCTTGGGATCGAACGACTCCTGCGCCGCGATGCCGCCGGGCAGGAAGATGTGGATGACCGAGTCGGCCTTGGGTTCGATCTTGCGGCCTTGCTTGATGTCGGCCCGCGCGCGGAGCCGGAAGTAGTCGCCCAGGGTCAATCCGAGACCACTAACGGCTCCGACCGCCAGGAAGCCGCGACGGCTCAACGACGAACCCCGACACGGGGTGGACTTGCTCAACATCGGCGATGCTCCGCTTGGGTTGGGAACCTGGGACCGATTGACCCCAACGGCTGGCGGAGGGTGACCGGGCCGTTGAGACCGATCCAAGGAAGGAGGCTGATGGTGAAAATAAGGGGGGGCGGGGGTGGGGAAGTGATGGTGATGTGGGGTGGGTCGAGCCGGAGCGGTGGGGAGGTGGGTGGATCAACTCGTTTTGGCCGCCTCGGTTCTTAGTGGGGCAGGGGCTGGAACACAAGCCGTCAGGTTGGCGGCCCGTCACATCAGGTCTAGTTGAACCAGAAACGGACCGAGACCATCTGGGACCAACCCGGCAACGACGGAGAGTCACCATCACGTTATCACCAGGTACGTCGCCCTGACGGAGAGGCGTTGGCGCGATGTTGGATTTTTTGGAGAAGCGGGCACGTTCCGAGGACGGGGAAGGGAGCTGGTTCAACCCGCGATGAGTTTGCGGTAGGCCGCCACCGCCATCCGGTCGCACAGTTCGTTTTCGGGATGACCCGAGTGGCCCGCCACATGAGTCACCCGCAGCTGGTGACGGTCGGCCAGTTCGTCGATCCGCTTCCAAAGATCGGCGTTGAGGACCGGCTTGAGCTTACCCCCGTCCTTGCGCTGCCAGCCCCGCGCCTTCCAGCCCGCCATCCATTCGAGGATGCCCTTACGTACATAATCGCTGTCGGTAACGATCTCCACCACGCAGGGTCGTTTGAGCGCTTCGAGTCCCTTGATGACGCTGGTCAGTTCCATGCGGTTGTTGGTGGTTTCGGCTTCCGCGCCGGAATCGCTGAGTTGCTTGCCGGTGGCCGGATGAATTAGCACGAAGGCCCAGCCGCCTGGTCCGGGATTGCCGCTGCACGCGCCGTCGGTGTACAGCTTCACGTAATTGCGGGGCGTGGGGACGTCGTTGCTCATAGCGGACCGGCCTTGATCCTAGGCGAGGTTCGGATCGGGTCGAAGGGTGGCGGAGGGGGACGGCCCGCGCCCTCGTGTTCGTCTGTTGCCCATGTTTTACCGGGGCGGGGCCGGCTTGACCAGGGGGAACCTGGTTCGGCTTTGGGTCCTCCCGCTTGGGGTAAGGCTGGGCGTCCGTCATCCCGGGCAAGGCGTCGAAAACGACTCGGCCATCCCATACGATGCTGCGTTCGACCCACCACCCGACGACGCAATGAATGAACGAGTTTACAAGCAGACCAAGACTCGTTAATGAATTGGGTCTCTAGACTGTCGAGCCCACTAACCAGCCACCGCTCCAAGCGGCTTGGAAGTTGTAGCCGCCGATGCGGCCGTCTAGGTCCAGCACCTCGCCCACGAGTCTCAGGTCGGGGTGGAGTAGGCTGCGTCCGGTGTGGGGATCGACTTCTTCCAGCGCGACGCCTCCGCTGGTGACTTCGGCCTTTTCGAAGCCGAGGGTACCGGTGATCGGCAAGTCGAGGGTTTTGAGGGTTCGCACCAGGCGTTTGCGTTCTTCGCGGGAGAGGTCGGGGCCTTTGCGATCGGCGGGCAGACCAGCGTGGAGGAGGAGGGCTTGGACCAGACGGTGGGGCAGGTGGGCCGGCAACAGCGTCTCGACCAACCGCCGACCTAGGCGGCTTTCAGTCTGAAGGGTTTTGTCCAGGGCTTCGCTTGAAAGGTCGGGCAGGAAGTCAAGACGCAGACGGCAGCGGGTGGGGTCGTCGAGTCGCGCTACGGCGGAACTGACATCGAGAATGGCCGGTCCTGAAAGGCCGAAGTGAGCAAACAGCACCGCCTCGCGGCGGGCGCAGGCCAAGGCGGTGGCCGTGGCCGTTTGACGGCCAGTCGCCGTCGCGGTCGCCGTGGTGGTGGTCGGAGTGGCCACCTCGGCGTCGGGCAGGGCGGTGGCTTCGGCGTCGGGCACGGCGATCCCTCTGAGTTCGGGCACCCAGGAGGCGGCCACCTTCAGGGGGACCAGAGCCGGTTTGGGTTCGACCAGGGTGTGACCAACCCGTTGGGCGAAGCCGTAGCCGTCGCCGGTGGTGCCGCAACCCGGGTAAGACAGGCCGCCGGTGGCCAGCACCAAAGTCCGCGCTTCCAGTGTGCCGTGGGGCGTCTCGATCCGAAAGCCGCCCCCCCGCGACAACGGCAACGGCTCGATGGCCCGGGCCGGGCAACTTAATTCCAACCGCGCTCCCGAACGCTTCAGACGACCGACTAAGGCGGCCAGCACGTCCACTGCCCGGTTGGAGACCGGGAAGATTTTGCCGTTGGCCTCGATCTTCAGCGCGACTCCCTCGGCCTCGAAGAACCGGACCGTGTCGCCCGCCGAAAACGCTTTGAGCGCTGGAGCCAGAAACGCGCCATTTGGTCCGAACGCCTCCTGAATCGACCGCGCCCCCTTGCCCTGGTCGAGGTTGTAAGCTGGGTCAATCGGGCCCGAAAGCGCCCGTGCCTCGGCCCGTCGCAGGCCGCGAGCGTTGGTGACGTTGCAGCGGGTGCCACCGGACATCAAAATCTTGATGCCCGGACGCTTGTTCTTTTCAAGCAGGGTTACCGAGCGGCCCCGCTCGGCTGCCCGGAGGGCGGCCATCATCCCCGCCGCCCCCGCCCCCAGCACCGCCACGTCGCATTTAGTCATCGCGTGGTTCGACCCCCCAGGGTCGCGCCGCCGAGGCGAAGCGTTCGTAGGAAACGCTTTTACATGACCGTAAAGTAATTCTTACAGGCGTGGTCGAAATACTCTTCGGTCATCTCGAGCGGCACTTGGTGATAGATGCAGTAGTTGCGAATTTGGAGCAGCAGGTCGCGGGGCTGGCAGGCCCGCATCGGCCGATTTTTCGCGGTGTAGTGGGTCGCAATGAGGTAATCGACCGCCTTCCAGTTGACCTGCTTGAATCCCAGAATCGGCGCGAAGATTTCGATCATCTTGCGGAACATCGGCTCGGTGGGGTCCTTGGCTTCGATCTTGTAGGGAATTCGCCGCAGGAACGCTTCGTCCACCAGTTGCTTGGGTTCCAGGTTGGTCGAGAACAGGATCAGCTGGTCGAACGGCACCCGCACCACTTTGCCGTTGGGCAGTTTGAGGAAGTCGTAACGCTTCTCCAGCGGCACGATCCAGCGGTTGAGCAGCTCGATTGGGGGCATCCGCTGACGTCCGAAGTCGTCAATCAGCAGGGTCCCCATATTGCTTTTCATTTGCAGGGGAGCTTCGCAGATGCGGTTCTGGGCGTCGTAATGGATTTCCAAGTTCTCCATCGTCAATTCGCCGCCGGCGACCAGGGTGGGGCGGCGGATGTGGATCCAGCGCTTGTCGTAGTCCTCGGTGCGGAGAAGCGATCCTTTGCGTTCCTCCTCCTCGACCGGCTCATGGTTGACCGGGTCAAACAGCTTGACGATCTGACCTTCGATCAACAGCACTTTGGGAATCCAGACCGTGGTGCCGAAACAGCGGGTGATCCGTTCAGCAATCGAGGTCTTGCCGTTGCCTGCCGGGCCATACAGGAACATACCGCGGCCCGAGTTGATCGCCGGACCCAGCATCTTGAACATCTCTTCGGACACCAACAGGTCTGAGAAGGCCCGCCGCAGGTCGGACTCCTTGGGATGCTCGTTGTTAATCGTCTGCTGGGCCACCGCTTCCAGGTATGGTTTGTAGGGGACCGGCGCGGTGCCGATGTAGGCAGTTTCGCGCGCGTAGGACATCGCCCGATCCCGTCCGGTGTCGCTGGCCCGATACTCAAAGTCGTTGCCCGGCAGGGTGTTCTCGTAACTCACCAGGCGTGTTTCTTTTAAGCGACGCAAGACGTCCTGCAAAATCCCAAACGGCAGCCCCAGTTCCTCGGCAATGCGACGGCCTGAGGCCAGTCCTGCGGCTGTGAGGTACTTGAGAATCAGCCCTTCGATCATCGCCAGGCTCAGCCCGGTCGATTCCAAATCCACCGGCGCTTTGGGTCGGAAGGCGGTTTTGATCCCGTGCGTCGAAAACGACGGGAGGGTGGAGGGAGCATGTAGACTCATAGGGGCGGATCCTCGTGCGGATCGAGGTCGAACCAACGCGACATCAACGACGGCACGTGGCCCGACGCTTTCTCGATGTGTCTTGAGACCTCGCTCAATTTAGAGCGCGTTTGCCCGTTCGTCAACCGGCTGTTGTTGCACGTCTCCAAATCCCTCTAATTGCCAATCCATTGCGGCTGGGTCGCTCCAAGGGATGTCTAACCAAAACCGGCGGCCGTCCCAAGGCTGACGGCCAGGT encodes:
- a CDS encoding DUF1501 domain-containing protein codes for the protein MLSKSTPCRGSSLSRRGFLAVGAVSGLGLTLGDYFRLRARADIKQGRKIEPKADSVIHIFLPGGIAAQESFDPKPLAPVEYRGQLGTVATKLPGEVFCQTLPKLAQVADKITLIRSMTHGEAAHERGTHNMFTGYRPSPALQYPSMGSVVAHEYGPRNNLPPYICIPTQPNEYAGTGYLSSSYSGFSLGADPAAANFSVRDLNLPSGINEARFASRRSALEAVNAYFRAKEQDDGLSAMDSFYERAYSLISSQTAREAFNIAAEPQAIREEYGMNQAGQRMLMARRLVAAGARFVTLTYGSWDMHTNIFPAMQNAMPAFDQALSTLITDLDRQGLLDRTLVMVSSEFGRTPKVNGDAGRDHWPKVFSVLLAGGGLKRGYIHGASDSTATEPERDPVGPEDLATTIYHQLGIDAEKELMAPGDRPIEIVDGGRVIQELLA
- the rnhA gene encoding ribonuclease HI, with the translated sequence MSNDVPTPRNYVKLYTDGACSGNPGPGGWAFVLIHPATGKQLSDSGAEAETTNNRMELTSVIKGLEALKRPCVVEIVTDSDYVRKGILEWMAGWKARGWQRKDGGKLKPVLNADLWKRIDELADRHQLRVTHVAGHSGHPENELCDRMAVAAYRKLIAG
- a CDS encoding NAD(P)/FAD-dependent oxidoreductase produces the protein MTKCDVAVLGAGAAGMMAALRAAERGRSVTLLEKNKRPGIKILMSGGTRCNVTNARGLRRAEARALSGPIDPAYNLDQGKGARSIQEAFGPNGAFLAPALKAFSAGDTVRFFEAEGVALKIEANGKIFPVSNRAVDVLAALVGRLKRSGARLELSCPARAIEPLPLSRGGGFRIETPHGTLEARTLVLATGGLSYPGCGTTGDGYGFAQRVGHTLVEPKPALVPLKVAASWVPELRGIAVPDAEATALPDAEVATPTTTTATATATGRQTATATALACARREAVLFAHFGLSGPAILDVSSAVARLDDPTRCRLRLDFLPDLSSEALDKTLQTESRLGRRLVETLLPAHLPHRLVQALLLHAGLPADRKGPDLSREERKRLVRTLKTLDLPITGTLGFEKAEVTSGGVALEEVDPHTGRSLLHPDLRLVGEVLDLDGRIGGYNFQAAWSGGWLVGSTV